A segment of the Nerophis lumbriciformis linkage group LG08, RoL_Nlum_v2.1, whole genome shotgun sequence genome:
CTGAATGAAGcattcgtacacagagacatggttcacgCACGAAGGCCTATTTGGCTCCATCTAAAAGTTGCTCAATCGaatagaggggttcgtaaatcaagATTGCACTGTATTGATAATACTGATATACATTCGCAGAAATGGTTGGAGAAGGAGATACTAAATGATACTAACCAGGGACTGCTTGGAGCGCATGGTGCAGTATCCGCTGTAGCGTGTTTCTCCGTCCTGGGGTGGCGTAGACCTCAGAGTCCCGTAGAGCAAACAGGTGTTGTCGTTTCTGCCCACTTTCACATAGACCTCACTTTTGCCTCCGATCTCAAGGTCTGACGACACGATCCACTGCTCCAGGCTCTCTGGGCCTCGGAACTCCCAAACCAGTTGGTTCTGCTCCTTCATGTGCTCAATAATGGGCTTCCCCTGCGGACCCACCCACCCATCGAGGAACTCCTTCTTCAGCAGAGTGAAGTGCTTCTTGATGCCCGCTAAACCTTTGGAGACGCTAAAGTTGATATTCTTCCACGGAGGTTTGTTTTCTCTGGGCATGCCGGGACGTCTGTATTCGCCATGGATAATGGTTCTACTTGGCACAGACAGAGGACTGATCGGGTGGAGGTGGAATATCTGCTGCTGGATGCATTTCAGCACCCTCAATGGATGGACACGGCTGTACAGGGACATTGTGGAGCCAAATTCATAGCTGGGAACAAAACATGAATAAACAGTGAGATCTGGCATCAGGTGTTTATGAAGGTGCTCTATGTGTTTTCATCACCACTATACACCAATACTAATGACGTAGAGTACACATCCTAGTTTATCCAGAATATCAACATTTTCAGATTGACCGGTGCTACACTGTACTTGGTCAATCTTAGATGCTTTGCCATGGTTACACTCGGCAAAgcatctaaggcagtggttcttaacctgagttcgatcgaaccctaggggttcggtgagtcgggctcaggggttcggcggaggtcaagactcatcgtgtaaataaaaacttctccctatcggcgtattacggatacggcaacagcagaagtcagactgatttgcaggtgtgtaatttgttgtgagtttatgcactgtgttggttttgttgtttgaacaaggtgatgttcatgcacggttcattttgtgcaccagtaaaaaaaaacatggtaacactttagtatggggaacatattcaccattcattagttgcttattaacacgcaaattagcaacatattggctcttaactattcattattaagtacttattaatgtcttattcggcatataatcctaaccctctaaccctggccctaatcctctaaccctaaccctaaccaaataactctaaattaagtctttgttacttagaatatgttccccatactaaagtgttaccaaaaacatataactttgtcttgaatttgaaataaaacaacattttatttttcactaaagaagggttcggtgaatgcgcatatgaaactggtggtcttcggtacctccaacaaggttaagaaccactgatctaaggtaagtaaaatccatccatccatccatcttcttccgcttatccgaggccgggtcgcgggggcagcagcctaagcagggaagcccagacttccctctccccagccacttcgtccagctcctcccgggggatcccgaggcattcccaggccagccgggagacatagtcttcccaacgtgtcctgggtcttccccgtggcctcctaccggttggacgtgccctaaacacctccctagggaggcgttcgggtggcttcctgaccagatgcccgaaccacctcatctggctcctctcgatgtggaggagcagcggctttactttgagctccccccggatgacagagcttctcaccctatctctaagggagagccccgccacccggcggaggaaactcatttcagccgcttgtacccgtgatcttgtcctttcggtcataacccaaagctcatgaccataggtgaggatgggaacgtagatcgaccggtaaattgagagcttttccttccggctcagctccttcttcaccacaacggatcgacacagcgtccgcattactgaagatgacgcaccgatccgcctgtcgatctcacgatccactcttcccccactcatgaacaagactcctaggtacttgaactcctccacttggggcagggtctcctccccaacctggagatggcactccacccttttccgggcgagaaccatggactcggacttggaggtgcggattctcatcccagtcgcttcacactcggctgcgaaccgatccagcgagagctgaagatcctggccagatgaagccatcaggaccacatcatccgcaaaaagcagaaacctaatcctgcagccaccaaaccggatccccgcaacgccttgactgcgcctagaaattctgtccataaaagttatgaacagaatcggtgacaaagggcagccttggcggagtccaaccctcactggaaacatgtccgacctactgccggcaatgcggaccaagctctgacactgatcgtacagggagcggacagccacaatcagacagtccgataccccatactctctgagcactccccacaggacttcccgagggacacggtcgaatgccttctccaagtccacaaagcacatatagactggttgggcaaactcccatgcaccctcaaggaccctgccgagagtatagagctggtccacagttccacgaccaggacgaaaaccacactgttcctcttgaatccgaggttcgactatccggcgtagcctcctctccagtacacctgaataaaccttaccgggaaggctgaggagtgtgatcccacaatagttggaacacaccctccggttccccttcttaaagagagaaaccaccaccccggtctgccaatccagaggtaccgcccccgatgtccacgcgatactgcagagtcttgtcaagtaAAATGTTAATTGGAATCCCTGTTATGATGTAAGTTATACATTTATCTGTTAGTCtgacaaatacaatttaaattgaTCAATTTGCATATTGATTTTTCAGACCCACCCATTGCGATGCTACTCACAAGTCGAATGCAACCGGCCATGTTTACTCAAATTTTCCGTCACTTCCAATGCTAGtttcaattaaaaatacagaGTAACTGTGCTTTATGGTTTCATCATTGTATATTTAAACAAATGACGACATGTTTGTTCATTCTGGGCCTTTTCTATGCAAATTATGAGAACCAAATGTTCTACTTTAACGTGATGATTAGGTCACGTGATTGCCATCCTGGGTTCTGATAGGCTCTGGGCCATTATCTTGTAAACATCGGTCGTGTGCTTTCTAAATTTTTCCAAGTATTTTACCGGTAAGTGAATTAGTTGGGTGGATTCCTTTTAGCTGTTTCATAGCACAAAGTATGAACTAAATAgtctaatacaaatatatacagtacaggccaaaagtttgcacaCACCTTTCATTTCAAtacgtctttattttcatgactatttacattgtagattgtcactgaaggcatcaaaactatgacatatgtgaagtgaaaaccctttcaggtatctacctcttgaagctcatcgagagaatgccaagagtatgcaaAACAGTAAACAGGGTGGATATTTGGAAGAAATATaacacgtttttagttatttcatcttttttgttaagtacataactccacatgtgtttattcatagttttgatgccttcagtgacaatctgggtcaaaatggtcatgaaaataaagaaaacacatagaatgagaaggtgtgtccacacttttggcctgtactgtttacAGTATGTGTACAGATTACAGCAAAACACTTATCTACAAGAAGGATTTTctctaaataataatattcattGTAGTTttcaaattatgatttttgttaTCCTCATATTTACCTATTGTTTCATGTAGTACTttgaaattatccatccatccagtcattttctaccgcttgtccctacggggtgttggagcctatctcagctgcattcgaaatTAATTGATTGAAAATAATTGACATCAatatttgtgtgaatgctttggagcatatggttttctacaccaaaatatattcttcaacttattattattctacTACAGATTTTGGCACActttaccttccacatttttcacccgactcaaaccgtctcaacttcaaactgttcagcctatttgggaattgcgggctttcccttcaccaattccaaaaattcccagttttcccagaattccaggttttccaggacacttGCACCATTTCCAGATTTTGCAaccgattcataccattccaccttcaacacattccaccattctggaaattaatccatccatccatccattttctaccgcttattcccttcggggtcgcggggggcgctggagcctatctcagctacaatcgggcggaaggcggggtacaccctggacaagtcgccacctcatcgtagggccaacacagatagacagacaactttcacactcacaaactataattattcagagttaaaaaaaaaaaatccaggattttctagaatttctgcttttccaaagccctatttccacccttttttctggcgactactccttccgcctttttcaacgcatttcaaccgttccaccgtcaaaacattcctcttaatcaggacaaaaaacaaagttgttttttgaactgggaaaaattcccggttttcccgaaattccaggacttccgtaataccatttctcaattcaacatgttactacttcaacatttctcgaccgatttggaaaaattccaacgccaaccatttcaactcattcagaccattcaagtttttttttaccattttcaaaagaattcccgcttttccccaaattccaggaattccgtaataccatttctcaattcaacatgttactacttcaacatttctcgaccaatttaggaaaaattccaacaccaaccatttcaactcattcagaccattcaagtttttattaccattttcaaaaaaattcccgcttttcccgaaattccaggaattccataatactatttttcaattcaacatgataacacttcaacatttctagactgatttgaaaaattccaacaccaaccatttcaactcattctgaccattcaagtttttttttaccattttttttaaattccctcttttcccgaaattccagctattccataataccatttctcaattcaacatgttactacttcaacatttctcgaccgatttggaaaaattccaacaccaaccatttcaactcattcaatccattcaaagacatgcacctggggataagttgattggcaacactaaattggccctagtgtgtggatgtgagtgtgaatgttgtctgtctatctgtgttggccctgcgatgaggtggcgacttgtccagggtgtaccccgcctttcgcccgattgtagctgagataggctccagcgccccccgcgaccccaaagggaataagcggtagaaaatgttttttttttaccatttacaaaaaaatcctcctctctgagctgccaccttaacgtggtagaggagtttgcgtgtcccaatgatcctaggagctatgttgtccgggggcttctatgccccctggtagggtctcccaaggcaaactggtcctaggtgagggatcagacaaagagcagctcgaagacctctatgaagaacacgaacaaggaacccagatttccctcgcccggacgcgggtcaccggggccctcctctggagccaggcccggaggtgtggcacgatggcgagcgcctggtggccgggcctgtccccatggggcccggccgggcacagcccgaagaggcaacgtgggtcccccctccaatgggctcaccacccatagcaggggtcatagaggtcgggtgcgatgtgagctgggcggaagccgaaggcagggcacttggcggtccgatcctcggctacagaagctagctcttgggacgtggaacgtcacctcgctgggggggaaggagcctgagctagtgcgtgaggtggagaagttccggctagatatagtcggactcacttcgacgcacagcaagggctctggaaccagttctcttgacaggggctggactctcttccactctggcgttgccagcaatgagaggcgacgggctggggtggcaattcttgtttcccctcggctcaaagcctgcacgttggagttcaacccggtggacgagagggtagcctccctccgccttcgggtggggggacgggtcctgactgttgtttgcgcttacgcgcccaacggcagttcagattacccaccctttttggattcactcgagggagtactggagagtgctcccccgggtgattccctcgttctactgggggacttcaacgctcatgttggcaacgacagtgaaacctggagaggcgtgattgggaagaatggccgcccggatctgaacccgagtggtgttttgttattggacttttgtgctcgtcacggattgtcaataacaaacaccatgttcaaacataagggtgtccatatgtgcacttggcaccaggacaccctaggccgcagttccatgatcgactttgtagttgtgtcatcggatttgcggcctcatgttttggacactcgggtgaagagaggggcggagctttctaccgatcaccacctggtggtgagttggctgcgatggtgggggaggatgccggacagacctggcaggcccaaacgcattgtgagggtttgctgggaacgtctagcagagtctcctgtcagagagagtttcaattcccacctccggaagaactttgaacatgtcacgagggaggcgctggacattgagtccgagtggacgatgttccgtacctctgttgtcggggcggccgattggagctgtggccgcagggtagttggtgcctgtcgtggcggtaatcctagaacccgttggtggacaccggcggtgagggatgccgtcaagctgaagaaggagtcctatcgggttcttttggctcatgggactcctgacgcagcagacaggtaccgacaggccaagcggtgtgcggcttcagcggtcgcggaggcaaaaactcggacatgggaggagttcggtgaggccatggaaaaagacttccggacggcttcgaagcaattctggaccaccatccgccgcctcaggaaggggaagcagtgcagtgtcaacaccgtgtatggtggggatggtgctctgttgacctcgactgcggatgttgtggatcggtggagagaatacttcgaagacctcctcaatcctaccagcacgtcttcctatgaggaagcagggcctggggaatctgtggtgggctctcctatttctggggctgaggttgccgaggtagttaaaaagctcctcggtggcaaggccccgggggtggatgagatccgcccggagttccttaaggctctggatgttgtggggctgtcttggttgacaagactctgcaacatcgcgtggacatcgggggcggtacctctggattggcagaccggggtggtggttcctctctttaagaaggggaaccggagggtgtgttccaactatcgtgggatcacactcctcagccttcccggtaaggtctattcaggtgtactggagaggaggctacgccggatagtcgaacctcggattcaggaggaacagtgtggttttcgtcctggtcgtggaactgtggaccagctctatactctcggcagggtccttgagggtgcatgggagtttgcccaaccagtctacatgtgctttgtggacttggagaaggcattcgaccgtgtaccccgggaagtcctgtggggagtgctcagagagtatggggtaacggactgtcttattgtggcggttcgctccctgtataatcggtgtcagagcttggtccgcattgccggcag
Coding sequences within it:
- the ndufaf1 gene encoding complex I intermediate-associated protein 30, mitochondrial translates to MSLYSRVHPLRVLKCIQQQIFHLHPISPLSVPSRTIIHGEYRRPGMPRENKPPWKNINFSVSKGLAGIKKHFTLLKKEFLDGWVGPQGKPIIEHMKEQNQLVWEFRGPESLEQWIVSSDLEIGGKSEVYVKVGRNDNTCLLYGTLRSTPPQDGETRYSGYCTMRSKQSLASFDRKKHYDWTSFNTLYLRVRGDGRPWMINIAAETYFSHQKDDLYNYFLYTRGGPYWQDVKIPFSKFFLTHRGRIQDSQCCLWLDKINTIGFTLADKADGPFQLEIDYIGVCKDHAHISEFDYELHKRNPEVG